Sequence from the Dysidea avara chromosome 5, odDysAvar1.4, whole genome shotgun sequence genome:
CTTTACATTGATTCATGGTCTTGTTGAAGTCTCATCGATTACTCTAACTCCCTTAACCTCATGTACTTGTGGCCACTCTCGTCATCATGCTATCAGTCCACCAACTCAACTGAAACATGTTTACATTCTTTCTTGCCTTTAGCAGTAAAATTATGGAATAATCTACCTCAATCACTAATGTTGTTGATGATTTTATGCAAAACTTGAACTCTACTTATATCCCACGCCCCCTGTATGattatctgtgtgtgtgtgtaaactcTTTTAGAGGTTTTACACAGTAATTATAATAGTAGTAAAATTTCTGATGGTGGATAATGGATATCACCCTGGTGGTATCCTTGGTGGTATCAATAGCTTAAGTTGAAGTGACTGCTGTATCACAATATGAAGTATTATTACAACCGAGTTTAACATCATTACGAGCTTCTGAGAATTTTAATAGCGTTATACATGCCAGCCAGGATCCTTAATGTCATATAGTGGTAGTGCATTTGCTAGCTGACTATAATTAAAGCAGTCACTTTAGCTTGAGCCACTGATACCGCCAGGATGATCTGCATTAAATCCACCATCAGAAATTTGACCCCAAGACATTATACAATTGCCATTCTGTTAGTACAGTTATATGCTTATGATTTTATAGCAATTGAGTTGTAAAacactaatacagcagtcaccgcTACTTCAGCTACCAAAATCGTGAGAAAATCTGTGGTCTGCTACCCCttcaattacaaatgaagagtgttctGCAGTGAAGGAATTCCATTTCCACTCATTTCTCGTTTCCCGTTTCCTATTTCTCCGTTCCTGGTTTTACCACTACCCCTTTTACACTTGGGCAACCTTTTTAGGTGCTGCTATGTGTATCTTTTATACGGATGCTTTCTCCTATTCTGCACCGTTTTTTGATACAGCATTTATTTGTTATTATTTCATACTGCTTTTTATTTCATCTTTATTCTCACACTGTGTACCTAAGTActcaatggtggatccaggatggggcatttggggcaaatgccccccccccccgaccttgtggaggagccatcttctgattaaaatactaaactttatgccaAGCCAAGTTCagcttataaaactcatgaaaatattatGCACAttttttactagcatttattacgaaTTTACCACAAACCAAAGTATGAAAatatcacccagcaccttcgtacgtactaagcacctctaaaaaaattattgtgttgctgtttaagacattcagagccttttaaacagccttaaagacttcacaaccatctgcaaaggccaaaatggtaaaaatcagaagtgagatactactaagagatgtattatttgctgcttcaaaaatgcagcaactaacaagaggatctggctctccctaaccacctacaacttgcctgtttgtgcccctccccttgccaagtCCTGGATCCGCTCCTGGTACTTGTTTCAAAACACCAACATTTTGTCTCTTAGttattattttttgttgtattttcaTTCAGTAGTATAGCATAAAAAGATACTGTAACATGGGAATCCTAAAATAGTCAGTGAAAATATTTAGATCATCTGTCAACAAAAGTTACTGATTTTGCACCTTACTCTTATAGGGACATCAGGATCATCAGACAGTGACAGCAGTAGCAGCAATTATATTATTCTCATCGTTTTGCTTGTGATCTCATTTGTGGTAAACATTATTGTAGTGAAACTTGAATAATTTTTGTAGTAACATAGCATTATGTAATAGATCACGTGTATATTATGTAATACATTATAACTATATTGTGTAATGCATCACGTGTGTATTGTTGTAACAATTTCATTAATAACGTTTTGAGCTTCTGAGAAGTGCTAGCTACCATCTGAGGTGAGCCATCCCTCCAAATAACGAACAAGTGGCACCCAACGTGGGGCTCAAACTCTGATCTCGTCATCTAAACCTACAATCCTTGGTGCCGGGCAATAAAAGGCACCTGtaacaatggcagatccaggatgcgGCATTTGGGGTAAATGCCCCTCCTCACCTTTTTGAGGAACCATACtgctgattaaaatactaaactttgtcagggcTAGATCAATTAACTCATGTAAATTttagtagcatttattacaaattcacctgaaatagagctgagcgatagttgcGATCTATCGATTATCGTGATAGTGAGTAACAATCGTGATAATGATAGTATGCTATCATACTATCGTGATATATCAAAACATCTCTCACAAACATGAATAACAGCAGCAAACATGATAGTGTTGAAGTTGAGGAAACTGTGAAAGTCCAGTTGAGCATGcacaacaaagattacaacTGTAATACATAACAATTTACCAATATAGCGTTAGAAAACCAGATGGTGTGTAATTGGATTATTTGTGTGTCATTTATGTGAAGTTGAGTGTCTTTGATAACTAGTAGTACTATCGTGATACTATCGTTATTGTGATATAAAGTTACTATCAAATTGTGATAGTtgcactatcgctcagctctaacctgaaatcaaagcaaaccaaagtcaaactagctatgaaatttcccccagcacctttgtgtctactaagcgcctctaaaaataattatcgtgttgctgttgtttaagagattcatagacttttacacagcttttaagactctgcaaaagccaaaatgtcaaaaatcaacagtaaGACACAACTaagtggtgattatttgctgcttcaaaaatgcagcaactaacaagagaatctggctttccCCACCCACCTACAaccagtggcgtatctagacaTTTTACTTTACTTGGGCACTGGGTGGGCACGCCACTCAGCCaagcaacacacatacacatgtccatcttcatatggacatcaatatagcGTCTAAAATATGTTGTGTATCACTATCTATGTGCTATACCTACAttaaccagtggcggatctaggattcttaaaagggggtttctgaaaattggtatagctaaataaggcatctgatggcAATTCTCcggagattttagaagctctgagaggGATTTTAAGCTATTTTtggttagcaattacaatacattcaatgctttaaactgtaaatagttactaagtatatatagctaactattggGCAAATATggacaagctgtagctttgattgctctattagagtatctcaatcgtttttaatgcagtgggagatgaaaagtgaagtgttgctgagggtttaatagctataaatggtgttagttaagtgcaactgcatgcatgctgctggtatatagttgtttgctatgacaaattgtcaatacaataatgtttatgtattgagaatgccactaagctaaatttaaaagggggtgtCTGTCGAAACCCATCTAAGTCCGCCACTGTTAACTGCATGCAGGATAACTAATAACACCCTACTTGATACAAACGTTAGTACTATcgtcttcttcacacacagtATGCTGGAGGAAACTGAAGTTTCACACAGCCACATCTCAAAAGTTGCTCTTGTCTGTTCATATCTTCGTCTTGAATGGGCACTATTCACCACACATTCATTTAGTCTGTCACAATGTTGCAGTTGGTAGTCATGTGATCTTCCTTCTATTAAGTGCCTTACATTGgaaataccacaatcgaaaccgATGCAAGATCACCGTTCTCCTCTGGAAAACAGGCTTTAGTTGACATGGATTAGAGCTACGTAAGTTGTGCTAGTTTTTCTTTACAATCATCGTTGCTATAAATGGTTACTCAACATTGATGATGAATAGCATTTACCCGGGCACGATTCAAATTAACTAGGGCCCAGGTGTAGATCAGAGATGCCAAGGTTTGATGAAGCCTAGGAGTGAGACAATCACTGGGTATCTACTAGTATCTACATAGATGTATATACCTCAGTGCTGCTGCAATCATGCATTAGCGACAGTGATACACAAGTccacacattataaataggtggGATCTGTATCAACCCTGTACGATGTGTGCATTTTATACATTACTCAAATACActgaaaaaaaatcaatattAGCTACTTCCTGTTGTGAGCTAATTGTATGTCGTTAACACTGAATCCAAGCTAAATTTGTCACTTAGGTCTGGTATGCTCTTTGTTATACTCCCACGTCACCTTTCCTGCTCTTTGAACAACAGAAGCTGGAGGATTATACCTGTGACAAGGCTCATCTGTTGCCAACTTTACAGAAAGCAAGCTTGGTAATGTTTTGTCTAGAGCAAGGTTTGGTCGAAAAGGTGTCTTGTTTTTCCTTATCATTGAAAACACCCTTTCCTCTCCAGCATTTGAATGTGCAATACACAATACCAGTTTGGCAATTTTGGATAGCATGTTGAATTTCAAGCGACCATCTGCAGATTTAATTGTAGCAATATGATGCCATATTACATCCATACGGTAATGCCTGTGCTCTTCTTCATCATCGTTTACTATCAGTGCTTTCTGCCAAACTATCTGTGGGATGTCTTCTGGATTCAACAGCTGGTACTGTACAAATTCTTCCCCAAGCCTTGATATTTGTGTGGGTGTTGAAAATGGTAAAAGGTTatcatacctaaaattttccagTATTAAAACATTCTGCTATGTCAATATATGTCATACCTAGTCACAAAATATTCAGCTTGAATTGGATTGGATTCGAGCCTTTTCTCAaaatttacaaatgaagcactCTTAAGTAATTCATCATCAAGTGGAAGATGTTCAAGACTATAAGCTACTGCTCTTTTGAAAAACTGCCTTACTGCTGTGTAGAATTTTCTACGAGTTGTCTCAGGGATGGATCCATTATCAATGAGCTGCTTAACTTTCCGGTGAGTCACATACCCAATCTGTAAGTCGGAATCTATACAAAAAGCGAAAGCCACATTTGGTTGGCCACACATATTGTAGACAAATAAAATTCACACCTTCTAGTTGATTAGTGAAATTTGTAAAGTTTACTTCATTCAGCCTTTTATCCTTTAAAGCCAGCACTTTCACAAATTTTGACATTAGCAGCAGAACAAACTCTTTCATCTAAAAACACCACTCGCAACAATACTAAAAGGAATCATTTCTACCTTATCGTGTGCAATCACAATAATTGGATCATCACGTTGAAGTAGACGGTTTAATCTTCCAAAATATTCCAGTACGTGGTTGTAAAAGAATAGGTAAACTTCAGTCATTtcatcactaaatgctttttgCAGCCGTTTAAACCGTACAGAACTCTCATCTATAAAATATTATTTGATTAAAGTCAAAATTGCATGTTCATTGTACGTACCTTTGGAAAGAAAATAAGACTTCAATGCAGAATATTGTAGAAGCGCTCTTTCCACAGCTGTCTGTAAACTAAGCCATCTCACACTAATGTGTTTAATAGCTTTCCTGTATGCCACATTGCAAAACTCCGCAAAATCTATATATACACAGGTTGATAAATCAATACAATTTTGCACAAATTAGTAGGATATAATTATAAATACCTGCAAGTTCAGCCTTCCTCTTTGTACTGTGGTCAAAGTAGTAAAACAGATCAACcaaaaaatcatcaacattaaaTCCAACACcctatacatattatattatttttgcATTACCAATGTATAATCATACCTCCGCAAATATTTGGCTAGCCTTTTGTGCTGTATTGTGAATAATGTGACATGGACAGCCCATCATATACACCTTAGGATATTTCGCAGTCGCCCTTGTACTAATACTGTTGTGCCTTCCCATATTCACTGATGTATTGTCAACAGACACGCAAATACAATTGGACCAAACGATTCCACGTGAAACAAGTGCTGAGTCCATTACACTAAAAATGTTGGCTGCAGTTCCAGAGCTGGTTCCTGATGTTAAACACATATCCAGTAGCCTGGTAGTCACAAAGCTGGTGATAGAATCATATGTCCGCACAGTGACCGGATTCATCTTGTGCAACCCAGTGTCATTCGATCCATCTACTGCCAATGAAAATGGCTCATTCTTCATCTGCGCCACCAATAAGCTTTCAAAGTGTGGCTGTAAGGCTTTGTTGAGAATGCACATCGTTTTTGTTCTAGCCGAGGAGAATCCTTTAGCAATATCAGAGTCCGGAAATATATCTCGAAAAAGTGGAGAAAGATGATCCATTGCACTCAGAGGAATATTATGATGAGCTATGAAAACAGCTGTTTTCACTTCTGCTCGCTTTATCTGTAAAGACAAGTGTTATAATAATGCAATAGCTATAGGTACAGCGCACCTGTGTGCTTATTGCAGAACGCAGTGGAACAAATCCCATACTGTCCAACCTACTACTTCCTTCCAGTGATTTCACACTAGTAACATGATTACTGCTCTTCTCGTGCCTCTTGACATCAGAAATACCCTGGTGTCTACAGCTTACATCCTTGTGGCATACTTTGCAATAAAAACTATAAGTTTTATCATGCTTCCCACGTGATATAAATGGGAAATTGGATTCCCAGTCACAGTTGTACTTAGTTCCGTAAACAGCTGCACCGCACATTGCTCTGGGTCTCTTTTCCTTGGGGGGAGTTCCAAACTCACGGTCTTCACTATCAGAATCACTCTCTGCGTCACTTTGAATGAATCATTCTGGTCCGCACCATCCTCCATGACAAGATTCGTGGCTGTATTTATACTGCTACACGACGAACAATCCACAACACGCTGCGATATTCCCGCGCAATTGGTAGGCTCCCGCACGATAAAATAGCCTATGAAAGCCATTGAAATTTAATCATATTTGGGGCGCCCAATGGTACTATTTTTGTCCCCAAGTTATAAACGTGTCAAGAATTATTTTTCCAAGTTGGATCAGTGGATGCGATCCTTGATCTGATCATACTTTAGCTTCTAGTTATACTGTGAGCTATGTGGTCGGAGTAAGGACTGGTGGATGATGTTACTGATTGTTTTCATATGAGTGAGATTCTCTGCTGCATGCGTGTGAGCGTGAGATCATGTCCAAATgtgtgagactcacgcctattGCGTGAGACTTGGTATGTCTggtgtagatacgccactgccTACAACTcaacttgtttgtgcccctccccctaCCAGCtcttggatccgcccctgcgtaAAGGTGAAGTTCAACCGTGTGTGATCGTCTGTGCTCCTTCGTTTATTCATAGCAACCTTCCAGAGTTATTGTTCGTCTGTGCCAGGGATGGCGGAAGAACTGGAGAAGCAGAGAGCTGCCAGGAGGGCAAACCGTGGTATGGTTACGAAGCTGACTAAAGAAGTGGACACTTTGCTAGCAGAGGAACCCGTAGCAAGTGAGAAAATTACTTGTTTAAATGTTACGTTTGATTTGCTGGAACATAAGTTAAAACTGTTAAATGAAATCGATCGTCAAATATTATTGCTCTGAAAGTGTGACGTACCAGGGGAAGTAGATGAGTCAGAAGCCGTTCTTGATGAAGTGATGGAGTACAAGCGCCGTATATCTGCAGTTGTAAGGGATCTGTCTGCAGCCTCCTCAACCCACATGCCAACTGTTGCAACCACAAGTGTTTTGCCTCTCGTGACTCCCCCTGCTACACTTGCAAGGACTCGTCTTACGATTGCTAAGTTCCGGGGAGAGGTAACAAATTGGGTTGGGACGTATATGGAGAAAAGGAGAGAGATGTCTTGTTTTGTTAAGACAAAATACAACATATATAATGACAGGagtctagactcaggggtaccaagCACTGGATGGACGgtacaggagccctggaaagacttacactattaaattacaatacaaacttaACATGCAGAAGagttcagtttaggcaaaccGATAGATCCCagtccggggaggctctagaattaaatattctgtatgagcaggagacagcaatgcaGGCAGCCTGCTCAAACGTGGATCTTATGGTCTTCTTTGCCACTTCACAAGCATTGGCTACTTGGGCAATTTTGTCTGGtataaaatggcctaaacaaccaatctcaATGGAAATGAGATTGacagataagccagaaagctgaagatcatattgtaaacagctataCTGGTCTAGTTCAAACAAACAGATGGAATTATTGGAAACTAAAaccaagtcaggtctgctaagggtggaggaaagattggttggaatAGTGCAGGGAGGGCAGACACTAGCAAGatatcctggaaggtcagcatgGAGTTTAAAACTGTCAGGCAAGTGCTGTTGGAGTCCATGAACGAGAACCTGTAGGACTGAATCATGTttccaggtatacctgccttgatcaagagcaacaggacatccagtcaagattatggtttgttgtgggctGGGTAGCTAGGAAAAGGGCACATTTAGGGCTAGTAATGATGTTCCACCTAGCCGGGTTCATAGGAGTTGGCAAAGTatcacaaccagcacgtagcaAGAAGGACAGCTGTTTCTCAGGGAGGCCGTAAATCAATCTCTTCCATAAAGgacaagcttgctccagagtgACAATGTCTAATAATTTATTCTGAACAGCTAATGTCTCAAACTTTGACTCCCAATAATCAACATGAGTATGACATAAATCATGACGTGCATATGTAGTAGAGTGAACgttggcaactgaagccttaaCAGCAGATAGATAGTTAAGGACAGTTGGAGAGACATCTGGACTATTGACTAGAACAGAATATCGCAGCTCTACAATCAGTTGGTCAACTGACTGCTCAACAGCCAGAACATATGACAGCTTAGCTGACTGCTTCAAATGAGGTAAAAGGGGGAGATTCAACTCATCTGGGTGAAAAACAGTTCCAGGAGTGTAATTTCGGGAGAGGTTCAACCGACTGTTCACAAATTTCAATATTAATGACTGTGTTGAAGTAATCAATGACACAGTAAGCCTCTGAACAGCCAAATGAAAATGTAGAACAGAAGACACAGTTCTTCAAAATCCATATCTTATATTCACCCCGGATAGAACAATTATCAATGCATTGTAAGAACTGCAAGATTTGTTGTTTCATGTTGGCAGAAGCAGTCTTTTGAGCAATATTAGGAGAAACACCAATAGTGCGGCCCAGAAACTTGGTGCAGTCCACATTACAAATATTAATCTTATTCCCATCTGCCATTGAGAACAGTGTGGAGGAAATCATGCGGTGACCATTGAAGTTCAGAGATATACACTTCTGAGGCTGAAACTCAAAACATAATTTATGTCCATTGCCTTCAAGACAAGTAATGATAAAACTTGCTGATAAATCAGCTATCCACCAGAACAAAGGTAGACAAATTTAATTACCTGAATTCATTGTTAGAGGGCATGGCCTTACGAACAATTAAAGGTCTTAGTTTAACGGAAGATAATTACGACACGGCAGTTGAATTTCTTCAGAGACGGTTCAGTAATCCACAGCAAATTGTTGCTGCCCACTGTGAGGAGATTTTTAAGTTGCCTAACTGCAGCAATGACCACGCCTCTTCTCTATGTTTCCTGTACGACAAAGTTATGGTGCATACTAGGGGCTTAAACTTGTGCGGTATAGAAGCTCAACAGTATGGTAGCATTTTAATTCCAGTGTTTATGTCAAAATTGCCTGCGGATGTTCGAATACGTGTAGCTAGAGAACAGAACCAAGAATTGTGGGACATTACAGAATTATTGAAGGTGATACAACTAGAGGTGGAAGCTAGGGAATCAAGTGAAGGAACTCGTTTTAGTCTGTCATCAAAGCCACATAATATCCCTCCATGGATTCCACATCATGATCCATCAGCCAGTTCCCttgtagcacaacatcaatCAGTcaaatgtgtgtactgtactgGAAATCATTTTTCTGCATCCTGTTCCACAGTCAAGGATATAAAGGAACATAAAGCTATATTGATGCATTCAGGGCGATGCTTCAACTGTCTCAAACCGAACCACTGAGCTCAAGATTGTGATCAAATGAAGAAATGCTGTTTCTGCCAACGCCGCCATTACCAATCTATTTGTGAGAGTCAGTCCACTGAAACTCAAGAACCAGTTCTACCTGTACCAACCACTCAGGCTGCAGCTATCAACACTTGTTCCAATGTTAAGAACAAACAGCTGATTCTTTTACAGACTGCTAGAGTGACAGCTGTAAACTGAGAGGAAAGGTACTCCCAGGAAGTTCATATTTTGTTTGACAGTGGCAGCCAAAGGTCGTATGTTACCAACATTTTGAAAATCAGGCTTAAATTGAATACCATCAAGATAGAATGGTTAAATCTTAACACTTTTGGAGAGGGTCGATTTAAGACACAGAACTGTGACATAGTTAGGTTGTGTTTGTGTAAACCAGGGAGCAATGTAGAAATTCCAATTGAGGCTTTGAATTTTCCCACAATATGTTCTCCACCTAGC
This genomic interval carries:
- the LOC136255614 gene encoding uncharacterized protein — encoded protein: MGRHNSISTRATAKYPKVYMMGCPCHIIHNTAQKASQIFAEGVGFNVDDFLVDLFYYFDHSTKRKAELADFAEFCNVAYRKAIKHISVRWLSLQTAVERALLQYSALKSYFLSKDESSVRFKRLQKAFSDEMTEVYLFFYNHVLEYFGRLNRLLQRDDPIIVIAHDKMKEFVLLLMSKFVKVLALKDKRLNEVNFTNFTNQLEDSDLQIGYVTHRKVKQLIDNGSIPETTRRKFYTAVRQFFKRAVAYSLEHLPLDDELLKSASFVNFEKRLESNPIQAEYFVTRYDNLLPFSTPTQISRLGEEFVQYQLLNPEDIPQIVWQKALIVNDDEEEHRHYRMDVIWHHIATIKSADGRLKFNMLSKIAKLVLCIAHSNAGEERVFSMIRKNKTPFRPNLALDKTLPSLLSVKLATDEPCHRYNPPASVVQRAGKVTWEYNKEHTRPK